The stretch of DNA GGCAGATCCAACGAATCCGGTTACACCCGGTGTATTGCGGACGACATACCACGAATCGTCAGTCATCACGATTTCAACAAGTACGTATCCGGGGAACACTTTCCGCTTTGTTATCTTTTCTTTGCCGTTTTTTACATCGCGCTCTTCTTCTTCCGGTACAATAACACGGAAAATTTTGTCCTGCATTCCCATTGACTCAACGCGTTTTTCTAAGTTCGCTTTTACTTTGTTCTCGTACCCTGAATACGTGTGAACAACATACCAATTTTTTTCCATAGAAAGGGACTTGTGTCCTTCCCTCCTTTTCATTTAAACGAAAAGCGCAAGACGCCTATTCACCAGCAGCAAGTGCGACATCGTTCTGCAGCACTTTTTCAACCCGCAGCATGCGGGTCTCCGAGCTGGCAGCGCCTGGAGCTAGACATTTTCTGAACCAAATGAAAAAACCCGTTAAACGGGCTTTTCAGGTCCGCATGATGCGGGTCATCAAGGCTTTTGGGCACAATGCTGTGCTTTTTGCCTTTGGTCTTATTATCATTATCCATTATAGCACGGAAAAAACACTGTGTATTCAAGTAATTTTCCAGACAGCTTTTTATATTGCCAAAACCCAGCGCACGAGCGCTGAAATGCCGTAATCAACGACCGAGAAAAAAAGAGCAAGAAAGATTACGGTTGAAATAACGGTAATCGTATACGTTGTAAGCTCTTTTCGTTTCGGCCAGCTGACTTTGCCCATTTCAGAACGCACGTTACGGAAAAACTGCGTAATGCGTGACATTTGCTGAAACCTCCAAAAGAAGCGCCGGTGTCATTTCGTTTGTTTATGCATAGTATGCTGGTTACAGACACCGCAAAATTTTTTTATTTCAAGGCGCTCGCCGCTGGCTGTATTCACCGTCGTCGAGTAATTACGTGATCCGCATACTGAACACGCAAGAGGCACTTTTTTTGCCATGTTATCACCTTACCATTTCGATTCTTAAAACGTATCATTGAAAGCGGGCTTTCGTCAAGTTTCATTGAATCGTAATTTCCTTGAATTCCAGATACCGCTCCAGCTTTCGTTTTACCCTTTGCAGGGCGTTATCAATTGACTTTACGTGCCGGTTAAGCTGCTCAGAGATTTCCTGGTACGAACGGCCATCAAGGTAAAGAGCCAGTACCTGACGCTCTAAATCACTTAAAAGCTCGTTTACTTTTCCTTCAATGCTTGAAAATTGTTCGCGGTTAATAATTAATTCCTGTGGGTCGCTCGCTTTCGTTCCTGTCAGCACATCCATAAGCGTCCGATCTGATTCTTCATCGTAAATCGGCTTATCGAGCGATACGTAGGAATTAAGCGGGATGTGTTTCTGGCGGGTTGCCGTTTTAATGGCCGTAATAATTTGGCGGGTAATGCACAGCTCCGCAAAAGCCCGAAACGTGCTAAGCTTGTCCCCTTTGTAGTCGCGGACCGCCTTGTATAATCCAATCATGCCTTCCTGCACAATATCTTCCTTGTCAGCTCCGATTAAAAAATAAGAGCGGGCTTTGGCCCGGACAAAATTTCGGTATTTATGAATGACAAAATCGAGGGCTTCGCTGTTTCCTTTGTGCACAAGTTCCACAAGCTGTTCATCACTAAGCATATCCATTCCTGGACTAATCAAACGGTTCACGCTTACACATCTCCCTCCGCCTGTCAATCTTCGCTAGGATTAGTATACAGTACCATTTTTTTCTGCGTCAATCTTCATTTTTTTCCTCTGCGCCACTTCTCAAACGTTTCGGCGGTTTCTTTACTGAGCGGAATTCTCGCGTGTGGCTTGATTTCACTGATCTCCCCGAGGTTTTTTCGAATTCCTTTTTGTGTAATTGACAATTCTGTTAAAAGTTCCCGCGCGGAAATGCGGAGAGCTCCCTGGCCGAATACAGCCCATTGCTCTGTATAGTCCGATGTAGCGACCGTTACTTGATCACGCACATTCGTCAATTCAATGGCCATTCGTTCAATTCGCTCATCCGCCGTTTCATTTTCACGCGTGAAAATCACTTCTACCTTGGCATCGCGGTACTTTTTCTCCGTTCCTTTGACAAAGTGCGCATCGAATACAATAATCACGCGGCAGCCGTGGGCGCCCTGATACTCCGCCATTAGTTCGACAAGGCGGTCACGGGCACCGCCAAAATCTACGTTTTTCAACCGGCGAAGCTCCGGCCACGCGCCAATCATGTTATAGCCATCGACGAGGAGAATATCCATCGTTAGTTCCCCAGCGGATGACGCTTCCGGTATACTTCGTACATGAGCAGGGCAGCCGCTACCGACGCGTTAAGAGAAGTGACGTGACCGACCATCGGCAGCTGAATGAGAAAGTCACATTTTTCTTTTACAAGACGGCTGACACCGCGGCCTTCACTGCCAATCACAAGGCAAAGAGGCATCGTGCCATCAAATCGGCGGTAATCTTCGGCACCCGATGCATCTGTTCCAGCAATCCAAATTCCCCGCTCTTTTAATTCATCCATTGTGCGGGCAAGATTCGTGACGCGGGCTACCGGAATGTATTCGATGGCGCCTGTGGAGGCTTTCGCAGCCGTTGCGGTTAAACTCACGGACCGGCGCTTTGGAATAATAATCCCATGCGCGCCGACTGCATCGGCCGTCCGCATAATCGAGCCAAGGTTATGCGGATCTTCGAGCTCATCAAGCAGGAGGAAAAACGGCGGTTCGCCGCTTTCTTCTGCTTTGGCAAACAAGTCGTCAATTTCTGCATACTGGTATGCTGCGACAGATGCTGCGACTCCCTGGTGATTCTCCGGCACCACTTGTTCAATTTTACGCTTCGGCACCATTTGAACCGGAATGCTCAGTTCTTTTGCTTTGGCGATAATTTGCTGAATCGAGCCTTTTTGTGCCCCTTCCTGCACCCAAAGCTTATTGATATCACGTCCGGCACGCAGCGCTTCCATGACCGGGTTTCGTCCCCCGATCCATTCTTGTTCCTGTGTCATCCGTTCGTCCCTCCGTTCTCTAAGATGTTATAGATAATCTCTTCCATTCGCTCAAGCCGGCCGGTTAAAAACAAAAAACCGATGACAGCTTCAAGAGCGGTACTGTGGTTATAGGTCAGAACATCCGTGTTTTTTGGAGTGTGTCCTGATTTTGCATTGCGTCCGCGCTTGGCGACCGTTTCTTCTTCTTCGGTTAAAAACTGTTCTTCAAACAGCCGGTGCAGCTGGGCAGCCTGTGCCTTGGCAGAGACGAATTTTGTCGAAGCGCGGTGCAGGTCGTTCGGCTTTACCCGGCCGGACTCCAGCAAAAACTTCCGCACATACACTTCGTATACAGCATCTCCCATATAAGCCAGCGCCAGCCCGTTCAGCTGTCTTGCATCTTTAAGCGGTTCTGCGAGCCCTTTCATCATCCGCGTCTCCAACGAATTCCTTGAGCTGTATCTTCCAAGATAATGTTCATGTCTTTGAGCTGATCGCGAATGCTGTCTGCGCGGGCGAAATCCCGATTTTTGCGCGCTTCATTACGCTCCTGGATCAATGCTTCAATTTCCTCATCCAATAGTTCCTCCTGCTGCAGCTGCAGGCCGAGCACGAAAAACATATCTTCAAATTTCGACAAAAATACATCAATGACTTCTGTAGATGTATGGTCCTCAAGTAAGTACACATTCGCATCTTTTGATAAATCAAACAGTACAGAAATGGCATTGGCTGTGTTAAAGTCATCATCCATTTCCTGCAGGAAACGCTCGTGGTGACGATTCACTTTTTCGATCCATTGATCATTATGGTCCGTTAAATTGGTGCTGGACTCTTTGCGGTGCTTTACATTTTGATAAGCTGTTTTCAACCGGTCAAGCGAAGCGGCAGAGCTGTCGAGCAATTCTTTGTTGTAGTTAACCGGATTGCGGTAATGAACCGACAGCATGAAGAAGCGAAGCACCTGCGGGTCCACCTCTTTAATAATGTCGTGGACGAGTACAAAGTTGCCAAGTGATTTGGACATTTTTTCGTTATCGATGTTAATGTAGCCGTTATGCAGCCAGTAACGGGCAAACGGCTTGCCTGTTAATGCTTCCGACTGGGCAATTTCATTTTCATGGTGCGGGAATGTTAAATCCTGGCCGCCTGCGTGAATATCAATGGAATCACCAAGATACTTACGGGCCATTGCCGAGCATTCAATATGCCAGCCGGGACGTCCTTCTCCCCACGGGCTGCTCCAGGAGATTTCTCCTTCTTTCGCTGCTTTCCATAAAACAAAATCAAGTGCGTCGTCTTTCTTCTCGCCTGCGCCAATACGGGCGCCGACTTTTAGTTCATCAATAGATTGATGAGACAATTTGCCGTATCCGTTAAATTTACGGGTCCGGTAGTACACATCTCCGCCGGATTCATAAGCAAACCCTTTGTTTACAAGCTCGGCAATAAATTCAATAATCAGCTCAATGCTTTCTGTTACGCGCGGATGAATATCGGCTTTCTGGCAACCCAGTGCGTGGGTATCTTCAAAGTATGCCTGAATAAAACGTTCGGCAATGACGGGCACCTCTTCTCCGAGCTCGTTCGCTGCCCGGATCAGCTTGTCATCCACGTCGGTAAAGTTTGATACGTACTTTACTTCGTATCCGCGGTATTGCAGATGGCGGCGCACTGTATCAAATACAATAGCCGGCCGGGCATTTCCGATATGAATGTAGTTATAAACGGTTGGACCGCATACATACATCTTTACTTTCCCCTCTTTAAGCGGGACAAATTCTTCTTTTTTGCGCGTCAGCGTATTATATAATTTAATGGACATTCGTGTGATCCCCTTTCTTCATTTCTTCCTTCAAGTAAGCAATTTCTGCTTCCAGGCTTTTTAAGCGGTCGGCAACCGGGTCAGGCATATTGCTGTGGTTTAAATCCTTTACAGAAGGCTGAACTTTTTTGCCATTCTGTATAACAACCCGGCCCGGAATCCCAACAACCGTTGAATTGGCCGGTACGTCTTTTAATACAACCGAGCCAGCGCCAACCCGGGCGCATTCCCCAATGGTAATCGAGCCGAGCACTTTCGCCCCTGTGGCAATCAATGCTCCGTCAAGAACAGTAGGATGGCGCTTTCCTTTTTCTTTACCAGTTCCCCCGAGTGTTACCCCTTGATAAAGCGTAACATTGTCACCAATTTCACATGTTTCCCCGATGACAACGCCCATACCGTGGTCGATAAAAAGACCGCGGCCAATCCGGGCACCTGGATGAATTTCAATGCCCGTGAAAAAGCGGCTGATTTGAGAAATAACCCGGGCAATAAAATAAAACTTCCGTTTGTAAAACCCATGGGCCAGGCGATGCGCCCAAATGGCATGCAGCCCCGAATACGTTAAAATCACTTCCAAGTAACTTCTTGCTGCCGGGTCCTGCTCAAAAATCGTGTCGATGTCCTGCTTTAATACACGCAGCATTGTTTCCACTCCTCCCAAATCCTTTTTCAGACATACAAAAAAACGCCTCTGATAGACAGAGACGTTTTGTATACGCGGTTCCACTCTGTTTGAAAAACGGCTCTTCGCCATTTTCCCAACTCCAGATCGATAACGGGGATTTCCCGCTGCCGCTTACTTTTTGTTCAGCCGCAGGCTCCGAGGGGCACTTCTGCGGACAGAGAGGCCTAAACCGCTCGCAGCCATGGCGGTTCTCTCTGAAAGGCATCTGCCGCATACTTTTCCTCTTCAACGCTTTACTTTATATATATACTCTATTATATACAGGTCCGCCGTTTAATCAAGAACCGTATTTAAACGTGTGATGACTTTTTCGCGGCCAAGCAGCTCGATCGCTTTCGGAAGGTCTGGTCCATGTGTCTGGCCAGTTACAGCTGCACGAATTGGCATAAACAGCTTTTTGCCTTTATGGCCTGTTTCTTTTTGTACTTCCTTCATTGCTTTTTTCACACCTTCTGCCTCGAACGGCTCAAGAGCTCCTGCTTTTTCAGCAAACGCGCGAAGCACCTCAGGAACTTGTTCTTCGGAAAGAACTTCTTTCGCTTCTTCCTCGTAAGAAACCTCTTCTTTGAAGAATAGACCCGATAATTCGACAATTTCTGCACCGTAACTCATTTTTTCCTGATAAAGCGCAATTAAGCTTGTTACCCATTCTTCTTTTTCAGGAGAAAGCGTTTCTTCAATCAAGCCTGCTTTCACAAGATGCGGACGCGCAAGTTCAACAACCCGATCCACCGGCTGCTCCTTCATGTACTGGTTGTTCATCCAAAGAAGCTTTTGTTTATCGAAAAATGCTGGTGATTTAGACAGGCGGGCTGCATCAAACTGCTCAATAAACTGCTCTTTCGTGTAGATTTCCTCTTCTTCTTT from Domibacillus sp. DTU_2020_1001157_1_SI_ALB_TIR_016 encodes:
- the rlmB gene encoding 23S rRNA (guanosine(2251)-2'-O)-methyltransferase RlmB, with translation MTQEQEWIGGRNPVMEALRAGRDINKLWVQEGAQKGSIQQIIAKAKELSIPVQMVPKRKIEQVVPENHQGVAASVAAYQYAEIDDLFAKAEESGEPPFFLLLDELEDPHNLGSIMRTADAVGAHGIIIPKRRSVSLTATAAKASTGAIEYIPVARVTNLARTMDELKERGIWIAGTDASGAEDYRRFDGTMPLCLVIGSEGRGVSRLVKEKCDFLIQLPMVGHVTSLNASVAAALLMYEVYRKRHPLGN
- the cysE gene encoding serine O-acetyltransferase — translated: MEPRIQNVSVYQRRFFVCLKKDLGGVETMLRVLKQDIDTIFEQDPAARSYLEVILTYSGLHAIWAHRLAHGFYKRKFYFIARVISQISRFFTGIEIHPGARIGRGLFIDHGMGVVIGETCEIGDNVTLYQGVTLGGTGKEKGKRHPTVLDGALIATGAKVLGSITIGECARVGAGSVVLKDVPANSTVVGIPGRVVIQNGKKVQPSVKDLNHSNMPDPVADRLKSLEAEIAYLKEEMKKGDHTNVH
- the rpmG gene encoding 50S ribosomal protein L33, with product MAKKVPLACSVCGSRNYSTTVNTASGERLEIKKFCGVCNQHTMHKQTK
- a CDS encoding NYN domain-containing protein; this translates as MDILLVDGYNMIGAWPELRRLKNVDFGGARDRLVELMAEYQGAHGCRVIIVFDAHFVKGTEKKYRDAKVEVIFTRENETADERIERMAIELTNVRDQVTVATSDYTEQWAVFGQGALRISARELLTELSITQKGIRKNLGEISEIKPHARIPLSKETAETFEKWRRGKK
- the sigH gene encoding RNA polymerase sporulation sigma factor SigH, coding for MDMLSDEQLVELVHKGNSEALDFVIHKYRNFVRAKARSYFLIGADKEDIVQEGMIGLYKAVRDYKGDKLSTFRAFAELCITRQIITAIKTATRQKHIPLNSYVSLDKPIYDEESDRTLMDVLTGTKASDPQELIINREQFSSIEGKVNELLSDLERQVLALYLDGRSYQEISEQLNRHVKSIDNALQRVKRKLERYLEFKEITIQ
- the secE gene encoding preprotein translocase subunit SecE — protein: MSRITQFFRNVRSEMGKVSWPKRKELTTYTITVISTVIFLALFFSVVDYGISALVRWVLAI
- the nusG gene encoding transcription termination/antitermination protein NusG yields the protein MEKNWYVVHTYSGYENKVKANLEKRVESMGMQDKIFRVIVPEEEERDVKNGKEKITKRKVFPGYVLVEIVMTDDSWYVVRNTPGVTGFVGSAGHGSKPTPLLPDEVTSILKQMGMDERRRDGDYELGETVIVKEGPFAEFEGSVEEIDQDKGKLKVLVNMFGRETPVELDFDQVNKLS
- the cysS gene encoding cysteine--tRNA ligase — protein: MSIKLYNTLTRKKEEFVPLKEGKVKMYVCGPTVYNYIHIGNARPAIVFDTVRRHLQYRGYEVKYVSNFTDVDDKLIRAANELGEEVPVIAERFIQAYFEDTHALGCQKADIHPRVTESIELIIEFIAELVNKGFAYESGGDVYYRTRKFNGYGKLSHQSIDELKVGARIGAGEKKDDALDFVLWKAAKEGEISWSSPWGEGRPGWHIECSAMARKYLGDSIDIHAGGQDLTFPHHENEIAQSEALTGKPFARYWLHNGYINIDNEKMSKSLGNFVLVHDIIKEVDPQVLRFFMLSVHYRNPVNYNKELLDSSAASLDRLKTAYQNVKHRKESSTNLTDHNDQWIEKVNRHHERFLQEMDDDFNTANAISVLFDLSKDANVYLLEDHTSTEVIDVFLSKFEDMFFVLGLQLQQEELLDEEIEALIQERNEARKNRDFARADSIRDQLKDMNIILEDTAQGIRWRRG
- a CDS encoding Mini-ribonuclease 3, whose translation is MKGLAEPLKDARQLNGLALAYMGDAVYEVYVRKFLLESGRVKPNDLHRASTKFVSAKAQAAQLHRLFEEQFLTEEEETVAKRGRNAKSGHTPKNTDVLTYNHSTALEAVIGFLFLTGRLERMEEIIYNILENGGTNG